Sequence from the Aromatoleum petrolei genome:
GTTTGATCTCGGGCTGGCCGAACTTCGCGTTGGACGCGGCGACGAGCATGTCGCACGCGATCGCCACTTCCATGCCGCCACCCAGTGCCACGCCGTTTACCGCCGCCAGCGTCGGGATCTGCAGTTGCTGCATGCGGCGGAAAATGCCATGGAAGACTTCGATCATGCGATCGACCTTGTCCGGCGTGTGGTCGGCCACTTCGACGCCGGCCGAGAAGGCCTTCTCACCCGCACCGGTGAGCATCAGCAGCTTCACGCTGTTGTCGGCCAGACACAGGTCCAGCGCGACGTTCATTTCCTCCATCGTCGGGATGTCGAGGACGTTGAACGGCGGACGGTTGATCGTCAGCGTCGCAAGGCCGTCGGCCACGCCGTAGGTGATGAACTGGAATTGCGCATTACTCATTGATGTGTCCCCTCGTTCTCGTTCGCTCAGCGCGTGTTCGCGTAACTTCAGTTCTCGTTCTTCATCTGCAGCCGGTACGGACACACCGCATCGCAGTCCGCACAGCACACCTCGCCGTCGCAGCGGATGTGCCACAGATCCGCGCCGCAGTTCGTGCACCGGCACTTGGCTTCCGGCTTGATGGCCGGGCGGACCTCCTCCGCCGACCAGAAATCGATGACCTGTCCCATGGCGGCCTCCGATCAGAACAGATCGTCGAGTTCGTCGGATCCTCCGCCCGGCATCTTCCCGTACTGCTGCAGGTAGGCCTGGATCATCTGGCTCTCGCGGGAAGTGAAGAGCGCTGCTTCCTCGAACACGAAGTTCGTCGCGTCACCGCCGCGTTCGAGCTGTTCCATCAGCCCGTCGCGCAGGTTCTCGACGCCCTTGATCATCAGCACATTCTTCTCGGCATCGAGGAGCTGGAACACACCCGACTCGGTCGGCACCGACGCAATCGTCGCCTCGTCGAACTTCAGCGAAGACTCGGGCGGCAGCACCGCCTCAGCGATCTTCGGCGCGAGGTTGCACTTGAAGCAGCGTGCTGCCTCTGCCCGGGCAGTCGCGTCGTCAAAGCCCAGCTCGACCTCGTCCCAGCCGGTGCGCTGCTCGGGCGCCAGCATGATCGGGTGGAACTTGCGGATCTTGTTGAAACCTTCCTTGCGACCGATGTACGGGCTGGTGTCCCAACCGTCGCGCAACAGCACTTCGGAGATGTCTCCGTCGCCACCGAGCACGATGTCCATCGCGGAAGCCGCGACACGCCCTTGGGCGACCGACTCGATCAGCGTCGACGGTCCGAGCACGCAGTCGCCACCGGCATAGACCTTGGGCCGGCTCGTCAGCATCGAATCCTCGCGCACCGTGATACGGCCCTTGCGGTCGGTCTCGACGCCGAAGCCTTCGAAGCGGTTCGGGAACTGTCCGATCGCGGCGATCACCAGATCCACGCCTTCGACCACCTCCTCGCCGGTCTCGACCGGCTTGCGGCGGCCCGACGCATCGGCCTCGCC
This genomic interval carries:
- a CDS encoding enoyl-CoA hydratase/isomerase family protein; translation: MSNAQFQFITYGVADGLATLTINRPPFNVLDIPTMEEMNVALDLCLADNSVKLLMLTGAGEKAFSAGVEVADHTPDKVDRMIEVFHGIFRRMQQLQIPTLAAVNGVALGGGMEVAIACDMLVAASNAKFGQPEIKLAVFPPIAAVLLPRLVPPARALELLLGGENIGADEAKAIGLVNRVFAKETFAADVQAFVAPFMGLSRAALASTRKTIRAVADKPFGAALDTAENIYLKELMNTDDAKEGLAAFLEKRKPVWRNS